The proteins below are encoded in one region of Acidimicrobiia bacterium:
- a CDS encoding class I SAM-dependent methyltransferase has protein sequence MRAVYGRVAEPYAAAFFDELDRKPLDRRLLDDLARRCRRGGTVLDVGCGPGHAARYLRERGVAVQGLDLSPEMAALAMERTPGLRVHVGDLSALALPTHRVAAVVAFYSLIHLSRPAVPAALHELRRVLEPRGSLLLAVHAGVGTVHADDWFGQGVSVEATLFGADELVALLRGSGFSVEAVTLRRPYPFEHPTRRLYARATATEDADRRVGGA, from the coding sequence GTGCGCGCCGTGTACGGGCGGGTCGCCGAGCCCTACGCGGCGGCGTTCTTCGACGAGCTCGATCGCAAGCCGCTCGACCGACGCCTGCTCGACGACCTCGCGCGGCGCTGCCGCCGCGGCGGGACGGTCCTCGACGTGGGCTGCGGCCCGGGCCACGCGGCTCGGTACCTCCGGGAGCGGGGCGTCGCCGTCCAGGGCCTCGACCTGTCACCGGAGATGGCCGCTCTGGCGATGGAGCGAACCCCAGGTCTCCGGGTGCACGTCGGGGACCTCTCCGCCCTCGCCCTGCCGACGCACCGCGTGGCGGCGGTCGTCGCGTTCTACTCGCTCATCCACCTGTCCCGACCGGCGGTGCCCGCCGCGCTGCACGAGCTGCGGCGGGTGCTCGAGCCCCGCGGCTCGCTCCTCCTGGCCGTGCACGCCGGCGTCGGGACGGTCCACGCCGACGACTGGTTCGGCCAGGGCGTCTCGGTGGAGGCGACGCTGTTCGGCGCCGACGAGCTGGTGGCGCTGCTCCGCGGCAGCGGATTCTCGGTCGAGGCGGTGACGCTGCGCCGCCCGTACCCCTTCGAGCACCCGACCCGACGGCTCTACGCCCGTGCGACCGCAACCGAGGACGCGGACCGGCGAGTGGGCGGGGCGTGA